A section of the Oncorhynchus tshawytscha isolate Ot180627B linkage group LG09, Otsh_v2.0, whole genome shotgun sequence genome encodes:
- the arl10 gene encoding ADP-ribosylation factor-like 10: protein MVSPSGILYDQRENRCSDGILLCLHVEQEEGAQRQVLVLGLDGAGKSSMLQGLTDGDKRGHCRPTRGFNFMSLSAPAGQLDFLEIGGAEDLRMYWAEYLGKTHALVYVVDSSDRPRLPQAKAELHRLLRLHSQLPVVVLGNKQDKPGALSVSELHEALSLGAVADKRRLFLLAAQLGSDGLIVSRNLQVFQDLLLQLV, encoded by the exons ATGGTCTCCCCAAGCGGAATATTATATGATCAAAGAG AGAACAGGTGTTCTGATGGCATCctgctgtgtctgcatgttgAGCAGGAGGAGGGTGCACAGCGCCAGGTGCTAGTCCTTGGCCTAGACGGAGCTGGGAAGAGCAGTATGCTTCAGGGGTTGACAGACGGAGACAAGAGAGGGCACTGCCGTCCCACCAGGGGTTTCAACTTTATGAGCCTCAGTGCCCCTGCCGGTCAGCTGGATTTCCTAGAAA TTGGAGGGGCTGAGGATTTGCGTATGTACTGGGCAGAGTACCTGGGGAAGACTCATGCCCTGGTGTACGTGGTTGACTCCTCTGATAGACCACGTCTCCCACAGGCCAAGGCTGAGCTGCATCGCCTCCTCAGACTGCACTCACAACttcctgtggtggtcctgggGAACAAACAG GACAAGCCAGGCGCATTGAGTGTGTCAGAGCTCCATGAGGCCCTGTCTCTGGGGGCGGTGGCTGACAAGAGGAGGCTGTTCCTACTGGCTGCCCAGCTAGGCTCAGATGGCCTGATTGTCTCCCGTAATCTGCAGGTCTTCCAGGACTTGCTTCTACAGCTCGTCTGA
- the LOC121847269 gene encoding uncharacterized protein LOC121847269: protein MEQKQDDNGCHNLKQRLSDLGLVDIDIDGCQVTDQWKEKLVNTITKYEDIFSRHNLDCGEARGYVHHIHLVDDRPFRLPYRRVPPAHYLKLRKVLTDMEEVGLIRKSVSEYASPLVMVWKKDGSLRLCTDIRWMNARTVKDTHPLPHQADCLAALGGSAFFSTMDLTSGFYNIPVHEEDKKYTAFTTPMGLYEYNRMPQGLCNSPASFMRMMLRIFGDLNFSNLLCYLDDLLVFAPTEEQALQRLEAVFSRLRANNLKLAPKKCHFLRKTVKFLGHFIKEDGVSVDPEKVEAIAKMSHAQLMEADGCTPSARRLKSFLGMVLYYQHFIPDCSAIARPLFALTGGQKRRGRDGKKGNSGIFRKLTLSDWTDECVVAFQKLKDALLNCVLLAHPDFERPFILFTDASLDGLGAVLCQVPEGEDKARPIAFASKTLNSNPLTYIMTKPKLDACEQRWVAKLAQYNFDLKRIPGSKNTVADALSRDPFAVTVVQRLMRESYLALLSEAVGTLNDDVQDAFHWASYPQEITSLTTAEVKAICQLHIDWECSTEMQAIQLGSNTQRLLSPGIDTLPELSHEELRDLQLQDCDFHGHPFRLQ from the exons ATGGAACAGAAGCAGGATGACAATGGCTGCCACAATCTGAAACAAAGACTGTCTGATCTAGGATTAGTAGACATTGACATTGATGGATGCCAGGTAACTGACCAGTGGAAGGAGAAGCTTGTGAATACCATCACAAAATATGAAGACATCTTCTCAAGGCATAATCTGGACTGCGGAGAAGCCAGGGGTTATGTTCACCATATCCACCTGGTTGATGACAGACCCTTCCGGCTACCATACAGAAGAGTTCCGCCTGCTCATTACCTGAAGCTGAGGAAGGTATTGACAGACATGGAAGAAGTAGGTCTTATACGCAAGTCAGTTAGTGAGTATGCCTCCCCTTTAGTCATGGTATGGAAGAAAGACGGGAGTCTGAGGTTATGCACTGATATCAGGTGGATGAATGCACGAACGGTGAAGGACACTCATCCCCTTCCTCATCAAGCAGATTGCCTCGCAGCCCTTGGTGGCAGTGCatttttcagcaccatggacttgACCTCAGGATTTTATAACATTCCAGTTCATGAAGAGGACAAGAAGTACACAGCCTTTACCACACCGATGGGACTTTATGAGTACAATCGCATGCCACAAGGTCTGTGTAACAGCCCGGCCTCATTCATGAGAATGATGTTACGTATATTTGGGGACCTAAACTTCTCAAATCTCCTTTGTTACCTAGATGACTTGTTGGTCTTTGCACCCACCGAGGAACAGGCTCTACAGCGACTTGAAGCTGTGTTTAGCCGTCTAAGAGCCAACAATCTCAAACTAGCACCCAAAAAATGCCACTTCCTACGAAAAACAGTGAAATTCCTCGGACATTTCATTAAAGAGGACGGTGTATCAGTGGATCCTGAGAAGGTGGAGGCCATTGCCAAGATGAGCCATGCTCAGCTGATGGAGGCAGACGGATGCACTCCCTCTGCCCGGAGGCTGAAATCCTTCTTGGGTATGGTATTATATTACCAGCACTTCATTCCTGACTGTTCTGCTATAGCCAGACCTTTGTTTGCACTCACTGGGGGTcaaaagagaagaggaagagatgggaagaAGGGCAACAGTGGGATTTTCCGGAAGCTGACGCTATCGGATTGGACTGATGAGTGTGTCGTTGCATTCCAGAAGCTGAAGGATGCTCTTTTGAATTGTGTCCTGCTAGCTCACCCTGATTTCGAGAGGCCGTTCATTCTCTTCACTGACGCTTCCTTGGATGGTCTTGGGGCTGTGCTTTGCCAAGTACCTGAAGGTGAAGATAAGGCAAGGCCCATAGCATTTGCGAGCAAGACCCTGA ATAGTAACCCGTTAACGTACATCATGACAAAACCCAAGCTGGACGCTTGCGAGCAAAGATGGGTTGCCAAGCTGGCACAGTACAACTTTGATTTGAAGCGTATCCCAGGCAGCAAGAATACAGTAGCAGATGCACTGAGCCGCGACCCCTTCGCAGTGACTGTCGTGCAGAGACTGATGAGGGAGTCCTACCTAGCACTTCTGTCTGAGGCTGTTGGGACTTTGAATGATGATGTCCAAGATGCCTTCCATTGGGCTTCTTATCCCCAGGAGATAACCTCTTTGACcactgctgaagtgaaggccATATGTCAGCTCCATATCGACTGGGAATGTTCAACGGAGATGCAAGCAATCCAGCTTGGTTCCAACACCCAACGGCTGCTTTCTCCtggtattgacactttgcctgaaCTCTCACACGAGGAACTTCGAGATCTCCAGCTGCAAGACTGTGACTTCCATGGTCATCCCTTTCGTCTTCAATAA